Within Scomber scombrus chromosome 12, fScoSco1.1, whole genome shotgun sequence, the genomic segment GACTCTCCTCCTCtttagctgcattttttttttggggctATATTTGTATCTACATGCACTCTGCATACTTTCTCTCCATCACTgccgactgtgtgtgtgtgtgtgtgtgtgtgtgtgtgtgtgtgtgtgtgtgtgtgtgtgtgtgtgtgtgtgtgtgtgtgtgtgtgtgtgtgtgtgtgtgtgtgtgtggggtgacGGAGGCAATCTTTGCCAAGTCAAATCCTCCCTCAGTCACGACTCTGTGATAGAGATGATGGTGTGAgtcacaaccacacacacacacacacacacacacacacaaacacagacacatatataaAACTGAGTGCAGCACCAGCCCCCATCCTTAAAACAACAAACCGCATTTCTTCACATCTGTCTAACACTAATTAAACGACACATTTATGTAATATATCCACACTTATTCTCAAAAACACCACCATCATGGATAACTGTGAGATTTACATAACTTCAGCGGCGCGTCTCttcaaagaatgaaaaaaatatctttctcTCACTGTGCACGTTAATCATGAATAACTGGACTCGATTGAAAATACGCCAACTCAGAAAGATTGAATCATCGAAGCAACAGAAATGATTTATACTCCAAAATAATGAGACTGAATATGCAGAAACATGCAGGCGCTAGTGGAAAAGTACTGAATGTCACTAAAACATTGAGTCAATATCAcagttttaatttcatttattctcctttttcacttattttcctGTCAGTGCTGctctatagtgttaatattGAATGTTACCTGTGCTACTAGATGTAAGGATAGGGAGAAATGAAGGATGGTAAAGATGCTTATGactgatgattgatgattgGTTTGGAGAGGGTTAGAAATGActcatttgtttgttaattaattgtccaaatgttgtattttctgttagTATATTGTTGTACATGATGACATACACAACTCAacagccacttcattaggtacacctgtgcaagcTAATCAAATCCAatgcaacagctctgccataaactCTACTTTTATGGAGCTTATAcactttcagtttttgttggcattgtcagaaaggtgataattctactttatgtttattattgaggttgtagtgggtggtgatggtgtactggagtgcattatattgaaaagtgtctCATCTATGTTAATTAAGTCGGACGAAATATTAGAAACACTCTTTAATATAACGCcctccagtacaccaccacccactactGTACCCAgtactgttgtattggattgcccaggtgtacctaatgaagtggccagtgACGTATAATGGACAGAAAACACTGATTGAACAATAACTTCATGAAATAGGTTTTCTAAAACAGTTTGGCTGTGTAAAGTGGAGCAATAGattagaacagagtagagttgTGTTAATGATCAGGACGATGATGGTATGGAAGAAGAGCTTCGGCTTAATCTGCACTTAATGACCAGtacaatttattttacattcattcattaattctatcaaataatgttttttttttaaagtgaagacTTTCTGGCTTCTTGTGCTTTCATTACTGAAAATATTGATGaaagttttatttcactttggAAGAATGTATTGTTTGATCACCTGGAAAATAATACTCAGAAgacacttattattattataacagccTAATTCCATATCCATAAATCTAAATGTATAAGatattaagataagatattcctttattagtcccacaatggggaaatttgcaaaAGGACATCATGTGTTATTGCCTTTAGCAAAGAGTTCAAACAATGGCCTAAATGTACTCAAttaaacactataaaaaaacaaaaagcaattaaaactcTAACAGCCTGTGCTGTGTTGAAATACATACATGCAGAGTAACTAATGTGTTACAGTATTACGTAatttaatcataaataaatgtaactaattactgagaagaaatgtgtcattaaattacagttactgatgaaaatgtagatgattacaaaggaggttacatctgaatcagacctttaacattttactcaggagggtttttccctcattttttaatatttaacatgttactgaatacatatattgctgtttttaattctttgaaatcaatattatttttaatatttagtaaataaatcatgatgtgggcttatttggagcacacatggacttaaatggagtcacagtaccaattaaacccactttattcatcaaatatctttattttatattccaacatctacatgaactaatgaatacattttcaaatgagagataaatgttgctttataagaaatgatctcccttataaatcatgtcagtatccatgaaacactgctggacttagattttggtgcttattgggaacatttacccctaacagctgaaaacattggttagaacattagaaaagtcatcaaatgtaataagttacattactctgatgaagtcattgaaatagttacattacttattacatattaaatacaAACTATTAATCTGTAACCTTCTTCATCTCTGCTGTGATGATGAACATGAAGAGGATGCGCTGCCGTGACGTCATTAGACTTAGGCGGATCTNNNNNNNNNNNNNNNNNNNNNNNNNNNNNNNNNNNNNNNNNNNNNNNNNNNNNNNNNNNNNNNNNNNNNNNNNNNNNNNNNNNNNNNNNNNNNNNNNNNNNNNNNNNNNNNNNNNNNNNNNNNNNNNNNNNNNNNNNNNNNNNNNNNNNNNNNNNNNNNNNNNNNNNNNNNNNNNNNNNNNNNNNNNNNNNNNNNNNNNNGTGTTGTTTACTTCATTTTTGATCCtgtatttcctcatttaaaCCATCAGTTCTGTTCATTTATACTTTTTCATTGAGAAAACAGTCTTGTAAAAGCTGTTAATAGAACACTTTTTTTAGTTTAACCTGAGAAAGGTATAGTTTTAATCTTGATCCTAACTCCCAGGTATCGTATTAGGACCAGTATACAaagatttaatataataaaacccAACTTGAAGCTATGGAGACTAATTTTAATGGATAAATTAGTATCTTTGCATCTATTTAGTGGGTTACATTTGTCTAGTTGGAGATTTTCCCCTGTGTAAGATTCATTCCTTATAGGTGCCGTTTGATTttgggtttatttatttattttttcttcatcttttttttgcttccaCAGCAGTTTTAAGGTGTTTGtaaactttaaatgaaatatcatgtttcctgttgtgtgagagtaaaagtaaagtaccCATCAGATCTGCTGTCAGGgcagattttacatttttatctcctttaaatgGAAAACAGCAGTAAAATCATCAGTATGTCGTTACTCCGGTAATGAAAATGACCTCTTAAGAgccactgcagtactttaagtCTTTTTCTTAagtctccttcctcctttaagTCTCCTTCTTTAAGATAATCAAAGTGTTTTAGACGtcttaaaggaataaaaacagatttttctctTCAGCCAGTCTCTGCATGATCCCTCAGACGTGTTTACATCTCCAAATCCTGTTTCATGCCCCTGATCGCTGCAGTATTTAtgtatgtgatgatgatgatgatgatgatgatgatgatgatgatgatgatgatggctggAGCTTCACAGGTCTTTGACTCTGAATGTTGTCATTTCAGTGTGTGACCCCGTCCTCGGTGATCATGGATCAATGGTGAGATTACATCGGCACATCTACTATatgtgcagatgtgtgcagatgtgtgtgaatgtgtgtagtTGGATGGAGTCTTAATATTTGTGTAATTGCGGTGCCTTTAACGTGTGTGGGAGGGTTTTAGTGTGCTGGTGCTCTGAGGGTTTGTTACAAGGCTCATTTCTACAGTGACAGATGGATTATTGTGATCTAACACAACTACATATATACAGTGACTcactcggtgtgtgtgtgtgtgtgtgtgtgtgtatattacaTTGTGCAGACATATGCATTTTCAAGGCTTAtgatcattttctgtcatttgacACTCATCATTTTAAAGTCATGAAAGAACAAAGATCAGAGGAAAGCTTTGAATTcctctgcagcagtgtgtgtgtgtgtgtgtgtgtgtgtgtgtgtgtgtgtgtgtgtgtgtgtgtgtgtgtttccattatTATAACTGACTTGTaactgtgtgtctctctctctctctctttctcagtaCGTTCCTCAAAACCTTTACCCTGTCTATAAGAACAAGGTGGTTCCTGTGTGTGACATTATTACTCCCAACCAGTTTGAGGCTGAGTGAGTTCAacatttttccaatttttttgtacatttgtatcattttaaaatgtgacaggacattttttgttgtattttttaaatggtctCCACTTCTATGActttgtaactgtgtgtgtgtgtagctccaCCACCTTTATGTAACACCACTCATGATGTTATCCAATGACTCCATTTTGTGGATCCAGAAATTTGGAGGAGTatgaatagaaagaaaaaaccaaaaaatgttGCCCTTCTTATCTTGTTTCAACCTTTAAATCCTGATTTAAGTAACACTCCAATACAGTGAAGCTACattatattatgtttatattatgGGGAATAGTTAAAGTCAAAATGCCATAGATTATGGCTACTATTACCTTAAATGGAAATATACTAAATGCATCATTTAGCACATATTTCTCCACAATGTCtctcttaaaacagcagtcaggtgtctaaATGaccagtgaaagaggttttcctggctgtaatcattctcctgttcatactgactatttaaAGCCATTTAAAAGTatatgatcagcttctattgagcttcatcagtctgagttaatcatatcaagtgatatctgacacatttacagtctttatagcatcagattccctcttagtgtacccttcctccctcccttccttctttcctccctcccttccttcctccctccctccctccctccctccctccctccctccctccttccttcccttccttctctcctttccttccttccttcctcccactttccttccttcttatttcctttcctccctccctcccttccttctttcctccctcccttccttctttcctccctccttccttccttcctccctccctccctccctcccttccttctttcctacctccttccttccttccttcctccctccctccctccctcccttccttctttcctccctccttccttccttccttcctccctccctccctcccttccttgcttcctccctccctcccaccctccctccccccttcctttcctccctccttccttccttccttcctccctccctccctcccttccttgcttcctccctccctcccgccctcccccccccttcctttcttccctccctccctccctccctccctccttccttcctccctccctccttccttcttccttgactcgaggacaacaggagggttaaaagtagatgatcagcttctattgagcttcatcagtgtgagttagtcatatcaagtgatatctgacacatttacagtctttttagcatcagattccctcttagtgtttccctgttgagctgtggtggaagtatagtaacaaaaagactttggtactaaaaacactgtaacgttgaaacatagaagatgaagatttgactcatttggacgactgaagcttcatattagcttcagatcaacttttaaacacatttttgaacatTGAGTACCttataaagggatcttctaaaggtcagtatgaacaggaggaatgattacagcaataaaaacaggcttcaatgttcttttttggctcctgaatgttgttttaagacaagtTTAAACACattgtgaactcatcctttaaccAAAATTTAAATGAAGCTCTGTGGGTTTGAACAATGCTCGGTCATGGTGTCTACATCCATGATAATGGACCTCCTGATGCACCCAGCCAGATGAAAGAGGCTGTTTTCATTACTGTGGACAtattatttagattttagatAAGATTTTGATGCTTCCATTGAAGACACAGGAAGGTTTCTGGTGGCTCACATTCACTAAACAGCTGCATTTATgagaaactgtaaaataaatacatcttctCCTGCAACAACAGCTCAGATCCAGCTTCACTGTCAAACTGCTCCACCTAGTGTTTGTATCCGATGAAAGGTTCTACATTAGTCGTGACACCACTTGATTTTCTGCTTGAATCTCAGTCAGATTATGTGTTGAACCCATAATTGTTGAGCTTTTGTTGCATTTGTGTGCTCCAACGTGAGAAGTTTCAAGGTTtcaatatacagtactgtgcaaaagtctgctttaatgaccatatatcattatttatcagtctctttattagaatacaaccagaaaatacaggaattgtgcagtatttaaaaaacagaagaagaaaaatagaaaagaaaacagcttctttaGGCTAAAGTGGGAAGTATTTACCTCCTGTTACACTTGGgaaatagcaggaacctggctctatTAAACCTAAATGGATTGGAGCCTTAATTTTGTAtgcatatttcctgtattttctgattgtatggtggtggcctaagacttttgcacagtactgtaacATGATTTCTCTTTTGGGACTTTTCTTTAAACTCTTCAATGAAAattcatgttttactgttttgacGTTTTTGggttatttgttttcttgtgtttttagaTTATTGACGGGGAAAAACATCAGCACAGAGAAAGATGCTGTAGAGGTAAAACCCTGCTCATTACCTCTAatccttctttactttcttatggaatttctatatatatatatataacaagtttttgtcttattttaacaTCTAATATCATCTGATTTACCCCAGTATCTCACCCTCTGTCTGACTCCCTGCAGGTGATGGACCTCCTTCATGCTATGGGCCCAGACACAGTGGTCATCACTTCCTCTGATCTGCCCTCCAGACTGGGAGATCGCTTCCTGGTGTCGTTGGGCAGCCAGCGCACGGTAGGTGGAGAAGAGTTTTTATATTAATCCCACATTgaggaaacataaaaaaaacctctcttCTATATGTGGTGTCTTTGCTCTGCTGCTCAGTTCGTCCAGATGGCAGCAGGACGACACAGAGAGTTCGAATAGAAGTTCCCAAAGTGGACGCCGTCTTCGTAGGAACCGGAGATTTGTTTGCTGCTATGCTGCTAGCGTGGACACACCATCACCCTAATGACctaaaggtacacacacacacacacacactgctaccCCAAGCCAAgtcataaaacattataatcactgcattttccctctctttctattattctctctctctctcagacggCCTGTGAGAAGACGTTTTCGGTGATGCACCACGTTATCCAGAGGACCATATCTTACGCTCATGGTAAGAACAGCAGGATGTCTtcaatactgaaaataaaacaatttactTCTACTTAGTGtgtatgataaaaaaaaatctgactcaTGCTGTTTGAGAGACCGAgagccaaaaaaacacaaacaaaatcagtAGAGCTAAAACTAAATGTATGCTGAAGTGTAATCATGCATGTATGTTTGCAGCTCTAAGACAGTTTTAGGGAATTAATTGTGAaagtaaaaaagcaaatatttaatcAGTAGAcgttaaaatgtaaatatagaatGTAAACTGCAGTTTTGTAATGCAAGATATTTACAATGCAGACACAGTATTGACATGTTTTAGCAtctaaaacaaacactgtgtctcaaatcacacacttctgttagtGCACTGTGTATACTgagtgaaaacattttgacaggttagtgtctcaaatcaaacacggccGTTGCACATTTGCTGGAAATGACGATTACCTAGTTGCTAAGCTACCGTAAGCATTTGCATTATCGTattaaatcattacagactgctgaatgaacccaataaacctactgatggcttatatgtgacaacagtatagtggtgcttagtgcataaaacacatgtataatttaaattTGTATATTGTGGCGATGTTCACTATAGTTATAACGTCCTCAGCTggcatttcctgtttgaaaagtggtccctccccatctgctacggagccaagatggcgaccgttgagggcgagaagtgtccatagtcaCACACTCAGCTTTCtgactgttttcagtgaaaccATCTACATTTATGCA encodes:
- the LOC133991546 gene encoding pyridoxal kinase-like; its protein translation is MSLLRSLTLNVVISVCDPVLGDHGSMYVPQNLYPVYKNKVVPVCDIITPNQFEAELLTGKNISTEKDAVEVMDLLHAMGPDTVVITSSDLPSRLGDRFLVSLGSQRTVVRPDGSRTTQRVRIEVPKVDAVFVGTGDLFAAMLLAWTHHHPNDLKTACEKTFSVMHHVIQRTISYAHELAGPGRRPSPPQLELRMVQSKADIEDPAIVTEATVIS